The following are encoded together in the Salinibacterium sp. UTAS2018 genome:
- a CDS encoding pitrilysin family protein: MSDAVILPLDLPELSFTATGDSLVRRTVLPSGVRILSEQVPGARSATVGYWVAAGSRDEHPETYGATHFLEHLLFKGTASRSALDIAVSFDAVGGEHNAMTAKEYTCYYAKVQDIDLPMAIEVIGDMLTSSLIDPTEFANERGVILEELAMADDDPTDVASERYFEAVFGAHPLGRPIGGSPETINAISREAVWDHYQSNYRPQDLVITVAGAVDHDELVAAISSCLVAAGWDLSTEAAPVARRDLSRSAHSTVLTPGQRLHVTQRPIEQANIIAGVEGLSATDSRRATMTVLNSILGSGMSSRLFQEVREKRGLAYSVYSFSPSYSDAGVFGIYAGCSPAKASQVTDLMLEEFHKMGTAHVTDEEISRAIGQLRGASALALEDSDSRMSRLGRSELTLGEFIDLDASIARISAVTADDIQELAQELSSRPLSIAAVGAVNEEMFSGIDLGSAAES; this comes from the coding sequence ATGAGCGACGCTGTAATTCTTCCTCTTGACCTTCCCGAACTGTCGTTCACCGCAACCGGCGACAGTCTCGTTCGTAGAACTGTGTTGCCGAGCGGTGTGCGCATTCTCAGTGAACAAGTACCGGGCGCACGCAGCGCAACGGTCGGCTACTGGGTAGCAGCAGGCTCTCGCGATGAGCATCCCGAGACCTACGGTGCGACACACTTCCTAGAGCACTTGCTTTTCAAAGGCACCGCGTCGCGTTCTGCCCTCGATATCGCGGTGAGCTTTGACGCGGTCGGCGGCGAACACAACGCCATGACGGCCAAGGAATACACCTGCTATTACGCCAAGGTGCAAGACATCGATTTGCCGATGGCGATCGAAGTCATCGGGGACATGCTCACCTCAAGCCTCATCGATCCCACTGAATTCGCTAACGAACGCGGTGTGATTCTCGAAGAACTGGCGATGGCGGATGACGACCCGACCGACGTCGCAAGCGAGCGTTACTTTGAGGCCGTCTTCGGCGCGCATCCGCTCGGTCGTCCCATTGGTGGCAGCCCCGAGACAATCAACGCGATCTCTCGAGAAGCCGTCTGGGATCACTACCAGTCGAACTATCGCCCCCAAGATCTCGTCATCACAGTGGCGGGAGCGGTCGATCACGACGAGCTCGTGGCTGCTATCTCGTCGTGCCTCGTGGCGGCAGGCTGGGATCTGTCTACCGAAGCGGCTCCGGTCGCCCGCCGAGACCTTTCTCGCAGTGCTCACTCCACGGTTCTAACACCGGGCCAGCGCCTGCACGTGACCCAGCGACCGATCGAGCAAGCGAACATCATTGCCGGCGTCGAAGGGCTCTCCGCCACCGACAGCCGCCGTGCCACGATGACGGTGCTGAACTCCATTCTGGGCAGCGGCATGTCGTCGCGACTCTTTCAAGAGGTGCGCGAAAAGCGGGGCCTCGCGTACTCCGTGTACTCCTTCTCGCCCAGTTACTCTGACGCTGGAGTTTTCGGCATCTATGCCGGATGCTCGCCCGCCAAGGCCAGCCAGGTGACAGACCTCATGCTCGAGGAGTTCCACAAAATGGGCACGGCTCACGTGACCGACGAAGAAATCAGTCGCGCTATCGGTCAATTACGTGGAGCATCCGCCCTCGCGCTTGAAGACTCCGACTCGCGCATGTCACGCCTCGGACGCAGCGAACTCACCCTCGGTGAATTCATCGACCTTGATGCATCGATCGCCCGCATCTCTGCGGTCACCGCCGACGACATCCAAGAACTTGCTCAAGAACTTTCGTCGCGCCCTCTCTCTATCGCAGCAGTGGGCGCCGTCAACGAAGAGATGTTCTCCGGCATCGATCTCGGCAGCGCTGCCGAGAGCTAG
- a CDS encoding TetR/AcrR family transcriptional regulator, translated as MVFETLETAQRAPAKGRILVTANILFYQDGILNVGVDRIIAQSSVTKATFYKHYRSKDNLILEYVKSRRAAVEAEVQSIIDNAASPHDAVLGLLESVAGELTKPDFRGCPFLNVVAEFPDPTHPVRVLIADHRDWYNETLYDLMRAAEHPFAGDAADELMLAKDGALAGGYAGDTIAAGAAMARVVKRVLNDAVKV; from the coding sequence ATGGTATTTGAGACTCTTGAGACTGCGCAGCGCGCTCCGGCCAAAGGCCGCATCCTCGTCACGGCCAACATACTTTTCTACCAAGACGGCATTCTGAACGTCGGTGTAGATCGCATCATCGCCCAGTCCAGCGTGACCAAGGCAACTTTTTATAAGCACTACCGCTCAAAAGACAACCTCATCCTTGAGTACGTCAAGAGCCGCCGGGCTGCGGTCGAAGCTGAGGTGCAGTCGATCATCGACAATGCCGCCTCGCCTCACGATGCCGTGCTCGGCCTCCTCGAATCGGTTGCTGGCGAGCTAACGAAGCCCGACTTTCGTGGCTGCCCGTTCCTCAATGTCGTCGCAGAGTTTCCCGACCCGACGCACCCCGTGCGTGTACTCATCGCCGACCATCGCGACTGGTACAACGAGACGCTGTACGACCTCATGCGCGCAGCAGAACACCCGTTTGCGGGTGACGCCGCTGACGAGCTCATGCTCGCTAAAGACGGCGCTCTTGCCGGCGGATATGCCGGAGACACCATTGCTGCCGGCGCCGCGATGGCTCGCGTTGTCAAGCGAGTGCTCAACGACGCCGTCAAGGTCTGA
- a CDS encoding aldo/keto reductase, translating to MTQVHPTRSLPGSTRVRPVAGQHFSTRVIGSSDLRVFPLALSGNIFGWTADDAATSSILNTFADGGGNFIDTADSYASGRSELMIGKWMRTRRNRDQIVVATKVGKSRDNPGMDSSAIKRSVDASLARLGTSHIDLLYLHVDDESVDFDETLLAVDELIGEGKVRYFGGSDHTGNRLIQARIACGQMGVAPMVAVQAHYNLLHRQEYETGLAHVAAIQGLGVMPRFALASGFLSGKYRQRADLALNSRGHDAAQYLRRRGVKILNALDEVADEQDESVATIALAWLLNKPGIVAPVVSASRAEQVPELIAAARVQLTRHQSAELDRVSGY from the coding sequence ATGACGCAAGTGCACCCGACGCGATCACTGCCGGGTTCCACTCGTGTGCGCCCAGTAGCGGGGCAGCACTTTTCGACCCGAGTCATCGGGTCTTCTGACCTTCGAGTTTTTCCGCTCGCGCTGAGCGGAAACATCTTCGGCTGGACTGCAGACGACGCGGCGACGTCGTCCATTCTGAATACTTTTGCCGATGGCGGTGGCAACTTCATCGATACGGCTGACTCGTATGCTTCTGGTCGCAGCGAGCTCATGATCGGCAAATGGATGCGCACGCGTCGCAATCGCGATCAGATCGTGGTTGCGACCAAGGTGGGTAAGAGTCGCGATAACCCGGGCATGGACTCCTCCGCAATAAAGCGTTCCGTGGATGCCTCTCTCGCGCGCTTGGGTACGTCACACATTGACCTGTTGTACCTGCACGTCGACGACGAATCTGTCGACTTCGATGAGACATTGCTCGCGGTCGATGAGCTAATTGGCGAGGGGAAGGTTCGCTACTTTGGCGGCTCTGATCACACCGGCAACCGCCTCATTCAGGCCCGTATCGCGTGCGGTCAAATGGGCGTAGCTCCGATGGTGGCAGTGCAAGCTCATTACAACCTGCTCCACCGTCAGGAGTATGAAACTGGGCTCGCGCATGTCGCGGCGATTCAGGGGCTCGGCGTTATGCCGCGCTTCGCGCTAGCCAGCGGTTTCCTGAGCGGTAAGTACCGCCAGCGCGCCGATCTCGCGCTCAACTCGCGTGGCCACGATGCTGCGCAGTACTTGCGTCGTCGCGGAGTCAAGATCCTGAACGCGCTCGATGAGGTTGCTGACGAGCAAGACGAGAGCGTAGCTACCATCGCGTTGGCGTGGTTGCTGAATAAGCCAGGTATTGTGGCGCCCGTAGTGAGCGCGAGTCGTGCTGAGCAGGTCCCCGAGCTTATTGCTGCGGCGCGAGTTCAGTTGACCCGGCACCAGTCGGCCGAGCTCGACCGGGTCTCTGGCTACTAA
- a CDS encoding YbhB/YbcL family Raf kinase inhibitor-like protein — protein MNDPNWKLPEVPSFTLESPDFEAGGELPTFARSGIANAGGEDRSPTLHWHGFPSGTKSFALTTYDPDAPTGSGWWHWAVYNIPASVESLPQDAGNPESQLLPNGAITVPNELRLEAFQGAAPPAGHGPHRYVFTVSALNVERLDLAPGSTPAMLGFALRDHVVARAQLIGYSSTPAE, from the coding sequence GTGAATGACCCCAATTGGAAACTGCCCGAGGTACCGTCGTTCACTCTGGAGAGTCCCGACTTCGAAGCCGGAGGAGAGCTCCCCACGTTCGCTCGATCCGGCATCGCCAACGCCGGCGGTGAAGACCGCTCCCCTACTCTTCATTGGCACGGCTTCCCTTCCGGCACCAAGAGCTTCGCACTCACCACCTACGACCCGGATGCCCCCACTGGCAGCGGATGGTGGCACTGGGCTGTCTACAACATCCCCGCCTCCGTGGAGTCGCTGCCGCAGGACGCCGGCAACCCGGAATCTCAACTCCTGCCGAATGGCGCGATAACCGTTCCGAATGAACTCCGCCTCGAAGCGTTCCAGGGCGCCGCCCCACCCGCTGGCCACGGGCCCCACCGCTACGTATTCACCGTGAGCGCGCTTAACGTCGAGCGCCTCGATCTTGCCCCGGGCAGCACCCCCGCTATGTTGGGCTTCGCGCTGCGCGATCATGTCGTGGCGCGTGCGCAACTAATCGGATACTCCAGCACTCCGGCCGAGTAG
- a CDS encoding polyribonucleotide nucleotidyltransferase — translation MEGPEITFAEAVLDNGKFGKRTVRFETGRLAQQAQGAVAAYLDEETMILSATSAGKHPREGFDFFPLTVDVEERSYAAGKIPGSFFRREGRPSTEAILVCRLIDRPMRPTFVEGLRNEVQIVITVLSIAPDEFYDALSINAASLSTQISGLPFYGPVAGIRMALINDQWVAFPKHSQLADAVFDLTVAGRMVTNDQGEEDIAIMMVEAEATENSWELIKAGATKPDETVVAQGLEASKPFLKQLVKAQLEVSTKAAKPVAEFKLFPPYSDQAYNAVSEIAEAELRDVYKIADKIERQTADDELKARVKAEVQSKVDAEELSEDVLGMVGGAYKAVSKKVMRTRVLTEGIRIDGRGLSDIRALDAEVEVIPRVHGSAIFQRGETQILGVTTLNMLKMEQQIDSLAPVTKKRYMHHYNFPPYSTGETGRVGSPKRREIGHGFLAERAIAPVLPAREDFPYAIRQVSEALGSNGSTSMGSVCASTLSLLNAGVPLRAPVAGIAMGLISDEVDGETRYAALTDILGAEDALGDMDFKVAGTSEFITAIQLDTKLAGLPSSVLDGALKQAKEARTAILSVINAAIDAPDEMAPTAPRVISVQIPIDKIGELIGPKGKNINQIQDDTGADISIEDDGTVYIGAVDGPSAEAARAAVNAIANPLNPEVGERFLGTVVKIATFGAFVSLTPGKDGLLHISEVRKLAGGKRVENVEDVLGVGQKIQVEITKIDDRGKLSLAPVTDEADAEAAAPADES, via the coding sequence ATGGAGGGTCCAGAAATCACATTCGCCGAAGCCGTTCTCGATAACGGCAAGTTCGGCAAGCGCACCGTGCGCTTCGAAACCGGTCGACTCGCTCAGCAGGCACAGGGTGCCGTCGCTGCGTACCTCGACGAAGAAACAATGATCTTGAGCGCCACGAGCGCGGGTAAGCACCCGCGTGAGGGCTTCGACTTCTTCCCGCTCACCGTGGATGTCGAAGAGCGTTCGTACGCTGCCGGCAAGATCCCCGGAAGCTTCTTCCGTCGCGAGGGTCGTCCCTCGACGGAAGCGATCCTCGTCTGCCGTCTCATCGACCGTCCGATGCGTCCGACCTTCGTTGAGGGCCTCCGCAACGAAGTTCAGATCGTCATCACCGTTCTGAGCATCGCTCCGGACGAGTTCTACGACGCACTTTCGATCAACGCCGCATCGCTCAGCACCCAGATCTCAGGACTCCCGTTCTATGGTCCGGTTGCCGGCATCCGCATGGCTCTGATCAACGACCAGTGGGTTGCCTTCCCGAAGCACAGCCAGCTTGCTGACGCTGTCTTCGACCTCACCGTTGCTGGCCGCATGGTCACCAACGACCAGGGTGAAGAAGACATCGCCATCATGATGGTGGAAGCAGAAGCTACCGAGAACAGCTGGGAGCTCATCAAGGCTGGCGCCACGAAGCCCGACGAGACTGTTGTTGCTCAGGGTCTCGAAGCATCCAAGCCCTTCCTCAAGCAGCTTGTGAAGGCTCAGCTCGAGGTCTCGACCAAGGCTGCCAAGCCCGTTGCCGAGTTCAAGCTCTTCCCGCCGTACTCCGACCAGGCGTACAACGCGGTCAGTGAAATCGCTGAAGCTGAGCTTCGCGATGTCTACAAGATCGCTGACAAGATCGAGCGCCAGACCGCTGACGATGAGCTCAAGGCTCGCGTCAAGGCTGAGGTTCAGTCCAAGGTTGACGCTGAAGAACTCAGCGAAGACGTTCTCGGCATGGTTGGCGGAGCGTACAAGGCCGTCAGCAAGAAGGTCATGCGTACTCGCGTACTCACCGAGGGCATCCGTATCGACGGCCGTGGCTTGAGCGACATTCGTGCGCTCGATGCTGAGGTCGAGGTCATTCCTCGCGTTCACGGTTCGGCAATCTTCCAGCGCGGCGAGACTCAGATCTTGGGTGTCACCACGCTGAACATGCTCAAGATGGAGCAGCAGATTGACTCACTGGCACCAGTGACCAAGAAGCGCTACATGCACCACTACAACTTCCCGCCCTACTCGACTGGTGAGACCGGTCGTGTTGGTAGCCCGAAGCGTCGCGAGATCGGGCACGGCTTCCTTGCCGAGCGCGCCATCGCACCGGTGCTTCCTGCTCGTGAAGACTTCCCTTACGCGATCCGCCAGGTATCCGAGGCTCTCGGCTCCAACGGTTCAACGTCGATGGGTTCCGTCTGTGCATCGACTCTGTCGCTGCTCAACGCTGGTGTGCCGTTGCGCGCACCGGTTGCGGGTATCGCTATGGGCCTGATTTCGGATGAGGTCGACGGTGAAACTCGCTACGCAGCTCTCACCGACATCCTCGGTGCTGAAGATGCTCTCGGCGACATGGACTTCAAGGTTGCCGGTACGAGTGAGTTCATCACTGCTATCCAGCTCGACACCAAGCTCGCTGGTCTGCCCTCGTCGGTTCTCGACGGTGCACTCAAGCAGGCTAAGGAAGCGCGTACCGCGATTCTTTCGGTGATCAACGCTGCAATCGACGCTCCTGACGAGATGGCCCCCACGGCTCCTCGCGTGATCTCGGTTCAGATCCCGATCGACAAGATCGGTGAGCTCATCGGGCCCAAGGGCAAGAACATCAACCAGATCCAGGATGACACCGGAGCCGACATCTCGATTGAGGATGACGGAACGGTCTACATCGGCGCTGTCGATGGTCCTTCTGCCGAGGCTGCACGCGCGGCGGTTAACGCCATCGCGAACCCGCTCAACCCTGAGGTTGGCGAACGCTTCCTGGGTACGGTCGTCAAGATCGCTACCTTCGGTGCATTCGTATCGCTCACCCCGGGCAAGGACGGACTGTTGCACATCTCTGAGGTTCGCAAGCTTGCCGGTGGCAAGCGTGTGGAGAACGTCGAAGATGTACTCGGAGTCGGCCAGAAGATTCAGGTTGAGATCACCAAGATTGATGACCGTGGCAAGCTCTCGCTCGCACCCGTCACTGACGAGGCTGACGCAGAAGCAGCGGCTCCCGCTGACGAAAGCTAA
- a CDS encoding DUF5302 domain-containing protein — protein MEPTEETPSASEENKRRFREALDRKQGKQTARPGHLDAESAIHGTQDRADHKRDFRRKTG, from the coding sequence ATGGAACCCACAGAAGAAACACCCTCTGCGAGCGAAGAGAACAAGCGCAGGTTCCGCGAGGCGCTTGATCGCAAGCAGGGCAAGCAAACCGCACGCCCCGGTCACTTGGATGCCGAATCGGCTATCCATGGCACGCAAGATCGCGCAGATCACAAGCGCGACTTCCGCCGCAAAACCGGATAA